The following are encoded in a window of Fusarium verticillioides 7600 chromosome 6, whole genome shotgun sequence genomic DNA:
- a CDS encoding bleomycin hydrolase: MTFPPPKHLLLPKPFIYYPSQSRVSKVTMGAQPSKPTLHEKAVMERLRSLQLQEDGEYVEISSDAEKRVVGPLTREAQGLSVHVLESWQSAILKDPKNKLALTALSSANPRQVLTSLPTEIADQQIYNVKIPFEGDPITNQRSSGRCWLFASTNVFRVAIMKRYNLESFELSQQYLFFWDKLEKANWFLEQIIDTAGEDLEGRLVQTLLGDIVSDGGQWDMVYNLVEKYGLVPQTLYPDTWNAQSSGILNSVIKTKLREFALKLRGLINSKSGVTATALSSAKDKMLREISLIMTLLLGPPPSSEENFTWQYNDKNGKSHQLKTTPKEFAKNIYSSDFRITSSTIESMISLVDDPRHEPLSLLSVSRLGNIVGGRGVSYVNVDIDTLKETCIKMLKAGLPIFFGSDVGKFSDSKSGIMDLDLIDYELGFNTSLLGMSKAQRLTTQESQMTHAMVLTAVHLDEETGKPVRWRVQNSWGTAAGDKGWFVMSDAWLDQFVYQAVVDPRFCSKEVRDVLKKEAIVLPPWDPMGALA, translated from the exons ATgacttttcctcctcctaAACATTTACTTCTCCCCAAACCATTTATTTATTACCCTTCACAATCTCGTGTATCCAAAGTGACCATGGGTGCTcagccatcaaagccaacacTCCACGAGAAGGCTGTCATGGAGCGTCTTCGTAGTCTCCAACTCCAGGAGGATGGCGAATACGTCGAAATTAGCAGCGACGCTGAGAAGCGTGTTGTCGGGCCTTTGACTCGCGAGGCTCAAGGTCTATCTGTCCATGTCCTCGAGTCCTGGCAGTCTGCTATCCTGAAAGATCCCAAGAACAA ACTCGCACTCACGGCACTGAGCTCAGCAAACCCGAGACAGGTGCTCACTTCACTACCGACCGAAATAGCAGACCAGCAGATCTATAATGTCAAGATCCCATTCGAGGGAGATCCGATCACGAATCAGCGCTCAAGCGGCCGCTGCTGGTTGTTTGCCTCCACAAACGTGTTCCGAGTTGCCATTATGAAGCGATATAATCTCGAAAGCTTTGAGCTCTCACAGCAgtatctcttcttctgggatAAGCTTGAAAAGGCGAACTGGTTCCTGGAACAGATCATCGACACCGCAGGAGAGGATCTCGAAGGACGTCTCGTTCAAACCCTACTGGGCGACATCGTTTCTGATGGTGGTCAGTGGGACATGGTCTATAACCTTGTCGAGAAGTATGGCCTAGTACCACAGACCCTCTACCCTGATACATGGAATGCCCAGAGCTCCGGCATTCTTAATAGtgtcatcaagaccaagcttcGTGAATTCGCACTCAAGCTACGGGGCCTGATTAACTCCAAGAGCGGTGTTACAGCTACCGCACTCTCGTCGGCGAAAGACAAAATGCTTCGTGAGAtttctctcatcatgactcttctccttggaccaccaccaagctccGAGGAAAACTTCACTTGGCAGTACAACGACAAGAATGGCAAGTCACACCAGCTCAAGACTACACCTAAAGAGTTTGCCAAGAACATATACAGTTCCGATTTCCGCATCACTTCTAGCACCATCGAGAGCATGATCTCACTTGTGGATGATCCTCGGCACGAGCCgctctctctcctctctgTTTCACGACTTGGTAACATCGTGGGTGGACGTGGCGTGAGTTACGTGAACGTTGATATCGACACACTCAAGGAGACGTGCATaaagatgctcaaggctgGTCTCCCTATCTTCTTTGGTAGCGACGTCGGTAAGTTCTCCGACTCCAAGTCGGGTATCATGgacctcgatctcatcgactACGAACTTGGCTTCAACACTAGCTTGCTCGGCATGAGCAAAGCACAGCGATTGACAACACAAGAGAGTCAGATGACCCACGCTATGGTGTTGACTGCAGTTCATCTCGACGAGGAGACGGGCAAGCCTGTTCGCTGGAGAGTGCAGAACAGTTGGGGCACTGCGGCTGGTGACAAAGGATGGTTTGTCATGAGTGATGCTTGGCTCGACCAGTTTGTTTATCAGGCCGTTGTAGACCCTCGCTTCTGTAGCAAGGAGGTTCGCGAtgtgctcaagaaggaagcgaTTGTTCTCCCGCCATGGGATCCTATGGGCGCCCTGGCCTGA
- a CDS encoding GMP synthase produces MSETLDAAPPHATFDTVLVLDLGSQTSHLILRRLRSIGVYSEMLPCTQKLKDLSWKPVGIILSGGPSSVYSPDAPNVDPLVFELGVPVLGVCYGCQLIAWRVNPNNVAPGVAREYGETSMAIRRVGNHADRLFEGLGDSLNVVMSHFDKLVHLPDGFKTIATTKNSEFAGIAHDSQPVFGIQFHPEISHTERGTDIIANFALKICGARADWKMDNFSEREIVRIRQLVGDKAQVIGAVSGGVDSTVAAKLLTEAIGDRFKSILVDTGLMRLNECEQVKETLDKHLGINLTVVDGSDLFFSRLAGVTEPEAKRKIIGETFIDLFEIEALRIEKEAENTPFAGKVEWFLQGTLYADIVESLSFKGAASSTIKSHHNAGGLPARMQNGEAHLKLLEPLRELFKDEVRAFGRQLQIHEELIGRHPFPGPGLGIRIIGEVTRERVEIVRKADHIFISMIREAGIYDEVTQAYAALDTNRAVGVQGDARAYGYICVLRAVTSLDMMSAEPYEFEWSLLKAISRRIVNEVDGIARVVYDTTSKPPGTIELE; encoded by the exons ATGAGCGAAACACTTGACGCGGCGCCGCCGCATGCTACCTTTGAT ACCGTCCTCGTCTTGGATCTCGGATCCCAGACCAGTCAT CTCATTTTGAGACGTCTGCGATCTATTGGAGTTTACTCCGAGATGCTGCCATGTActcagaagctcaaggatcttTCCTGGAAACCCGTTGGAATCATCCTTAGTGGGGGTCCCTCAAGCGTGTATTCTCCCGATGCACCAAACGTGGATCCGCTCGTGTTCGAGCTCGGTGTTCCTGTGTT GGGAGTTTGCTATGGCTGTCAACTAATTG CATGGCGAGTAAACCCAAACAATGTGGCACCTGGCGTGGCCCGTGAATACGGAGAGACTTCTATGGCCATCCGTAGAGTCGGTAACCATGCTGACCGTCTCTTCGAGGGATTGGGAGACTCTTTAAATG TTGTAATGAGCCACTTCGACAAGCTCGTTCATCTACCCGATGGTTTCAAGACCATCGCAACTACCAAGAACAGCGAGTTTGCTGGCATTGCCCATGATTCTCAGCCCGTCTTTG GCATCCAATTCCACCCTGAAATCTCTCATACAGAGCGTGGAACTGACATAATCGCCAACTTCGCTCTCAAGATTTGTGGTGCCCGAGCGGACTGGAAGATGGACAACTTCTCAGAGCGAGAAATTGTTCGAATTCGACAGCTGGTTGGCGACAAGGCACAAGTT ATTGGAGCTGTTTCCGGAGGTGTTGACAGTACTGTGGC GGCTAAATTATTGACGGAAGCAATTGGAGACCGCTTTAAGAGCATTCTAGTGGACACTG GTCTGATGCGTCTGAATGAGTGCGAACAGGTCAAGGAGACCCTGGACAAGCACCTGGGAATTAACCTGACTGTGGTGGACGGAtctgatctcttcttcagccgTCTTGCAGGAGTCACGGAGCCAGAAGCCAAGAGGAAGATTATCGGAGAGACTT TTATCGATCTCTTTGAAATCGAGGCACTCCG TATCGAGAAGGAAGCAGAAAACACACCGTTTGCCGGAAAGGTTGAATGGTTCCTTCAGGGAACACTCTATG CGGACATTGTGGAAAGTTTGAGTTTCAAGGGAGCCGCCAGTTCCACCATCAAAT CTCACCATAATGCGGGAGGACTTCCTGCTCGCATGCAAAACGGC GAGGCACAcctcaaactccttgagcCGCTCCGAGAACT TTTCAAGGACGAAGTGCGGGCTTTCGGACGCCAACTGCAGATTCACGAGGAGCTCATTGGAAGACACCCTTTCCCTGGTCCTGGTTTGGGCATCAGAATCATCGGCGAAGTCACCCGCGAGCGTGTCGAAATTGTGCGCAAGGCGGatcacatcttcatctccatgatCCGTGAGGCTGGAATTTATGACGAG GTCACCCAAGCCTACGCTGCACTTGACACAAACAGAG CCGTCGGAGTGCAGGGTGATGCCAGAGCGTATGGCTACATCTGCGTTCTGCGAGCCGTGACCAGCTTGGATATGATGAGCGCCGAGCCCTACGAGTTCGAGTGgagtcttctcaaggctATTAGCAGACGCATTGTGAACGAAGTCGACGGCATTGCGAGGGTGGTATACGACACCACGTCTAAGCCTCCAG GAACGATTGAATTGGAGTGA